GTATCTGGAGATCCAACTAAAAGTGTAAGGCAGTGTCTGGCTCTGGAAGGAACCTCAGAGACAATAACAGGAGGAGGCTGAGCAAGGCCTGGTGCTGGGTCCTGAAGAGCACCCTTACCTGGCTGGGGTCTGTTGCCCGAGAATAGGAGTAAGCAGAGTAAGTAAAATCCTTCAGAGTAGACGGCTTTCCTACAAGCCCTTTCCCTGAGTCCCTGTTTCCATTTAGATGCCAGAGAAGAGcagatccccccacccccttttttgcAGAGGGAAAATGGAGGAAGGTAGAAGAAAGGCTCATTTTGAAGAACATTTGGAGAGTTTGTGGTCTTAGAAAACAAATTGCAGCAACTGAGGTTGTTTTGcctaggaaagagaaaaagtatGGGAGTGGAGGGCAGGATGAGGAGCCAACTTCAAAATCTCTCTTCATGGGGGAATTCAGAGTTTGTTGCATGTCCTCACACTTACTTGGAAAACATCTGGCGTGTCTTGCCCTTGAAGGACTGTTGGTTCTTTCTGGAGGAGAGGGTTTAGATTTACTCTCTTGACACCAAACAGTGGAACCAAAGGGTGAAGGCCTAATGGAAACGCGCTTCTACTAGACACAAAGAAATGCGTTTAAAGGGAGCTGCAGTCTCAGGAGGTGGTGAATCTGCTCCGAGAGTTTTCCAGCAGAGACAGGTCTCCCCCTGGGCCCCGCCCGCCAATGAATCGGCCCCCAGGGTCGTGGCACCCGGGTCCAGGGTCTCAGGCCGGGGGCGGGGACCGGGAGCGAGCGTGCACGTGCCCGAGGCTCCAGCTGCGCGTCCCGGGCTCCCCTGGGAGCGCCGCGGGGCGGAGCGGGCCGGGGACGGCGGCAGAGCTCCGCCGGTGGTTGGAAGCGCGGGAACAGGGCGCAGCATGTTCGCGGCTGTCGGGGGCTTCGGGGGCCTCCGGCGCATCCGCCTGGGGCGCATCTTACGCTGGGCCCCGGGAGCGCACGGAGAAGCCGCGCTCCGGCCCATCGCGCCTCTGAGCCCTCGGGGTCTGTCCCGCTACTGCAGCGGCCGGGCGGCCAGCGGCTCTGAGCACCAAGGTCCAGGTGAGGCCGGGCTGGGAACGACCTGAGAGGGAGGGGGTGCGGAGCGGCGGGCGAGGAGCCggggctggggtgagggaagGAGTAGAAGTGTGAGTGCGCTCTGAGCCACTGTGCCGTCGGTCAGTCGGTTCCTCCGCAGCAGGAAAGGTCCACCGGGTCCCCGCCGAATACAAGCCTTCGCAATTCGATAAGAAAATCCTGCTGTGGACCGGGCGTTTCAAAGCGATGGAGGACATCCCGCCTCGGATCCCGTAAGTGTGGCCTGTGCGGTGGCCAGGTTTCGTGCGCGTGGGGGGTGCGCGGTCGATGCACGTCCCGACCGCCGCGCGCCCTGGAAAGAAGGCGGCCGCAGCGCTTCACAGCACCTACCACCTTAAGGAATGtacctccccagcctccccctaGTGCGGTTCAACGTCAAATGCCTTGACTGAACACTGGGCACCTAAGCTTACAAGGAGATTGGTGAAGTTGAGCGAAACCCCAGAAGTTCAGTGGGCACTTCCACCATCGCCCAGATACCAGCCCCAGGGAGCTCAGAGCCGCAAGGCAGAGGAGCGCTCAGGCCACACGGAAGGCATGGTCCGCGCGTGCACCTCGGGTGCCTGCGGGCtccccagagagggagaggggctctGCCCGGGGagcagctccctgctccacccaaCGAAGGCTCGTGGCTCCTGGGAGGACTAAAGAGCCTCTGGGAGGAAGCCGCACCCACGCGACCTCCTATTCTGGGGCGGGAGAAGCCTGGTGTACCTGATTCTGCAGCCCACCGAGTGCCGGGTTTACTCGGGCTAGGACCCTCGGAGCGTCAGCGTCGCTGGCCTCTTCACCATCCCAAAACCGAGATAGAGACTCGCTTAAATGATAAAACTCAAGCTGACAACTTCACCCCAAGGGTAAATTTAACCTGTAAAAACCATCTTTCTACAATTTCAGTTTATGCAAGCCCAAAATACTTCCCAGCATTTTTTACAAgggagtggattaaaaaaaagggaatgaaggAAACTAACAATAAAACCAATCTACTACTTTTTAagctgatctttaaaaaaaaatgagactagaACTAATATCAAATAAGGATTTCAGATGTCATGTACATAATTTTTATACAATGTAATCAATGCCTAGTAGAATGAATAACGGAAACTAGGCCTACATCTTGTTCTGCACATATTAcctacactttttaaaattaaaatttaaagttacacTTGTTTAcattgaagtatatttgacacacaatgttacattagtttcagctgtacttGTCTACACTTTTATTACTTTGTAATTTACTAGTTACCAAAAGCatatcaaataaatggaaaaaaacatgTGATGGGAAATGTTCGGTCAATAATGAATTCTCAaacattttatctctttcttgGATCAAATTATTTAATGAGGAAAGGACATGGAATTTGAAATAACACAGAATTTGAAATCTGTATTCAGCATTTATTCAACCACAGAGAcactttttaatattataaaacaaatattgttttctttgagATCTGTAGACTCTGAACTACAGACTTAGCCCAAAGCAGAAATTATCCTCAGAAAAGCTAAAATACCATCCCTAATTTTTTGGAATTTTGAGTTTTAGTGCTATAACAGAGTAATCAATACttcagtaataaataaaaataaataaactgataactaaaaaaaaagaaggtaaagaacCTGCAGTATTGTAAATTAATGCTTGTCAAGAGACAGTAGGCCCAATATTGCATTAATATAGCTCTATGTGTGAAGAGacccattttatagaaataatttaatttcccCAGGATCGCAGTCAAAAGAAATGTTATAAACAGGAGAATTTAACTTCAAATAAGATGTCTAAGAAAGGAATTATAGTTTGGCATTGGAAATATTaaagtatttgaatatttttcattgtgttgttttctataattgtttatgtttttattatttatttgagagagagcaaagaggggggagggtcagagggataagcagactccccgctgagcagggagtccaatgtgggacttgattccgggactccaggatcatgacctgaaccaaaggcagttgcttaaccaactgagccacccagccaccctgttttctataattttttaaagtattgctgTTGAAGAGGGATATGCCTCCCAAACTAAGTTTTAGACTTAACAATGTGAACAGCTTTCACTTAGTATGCTCTTAATGGACATGTAATTAACAAGTGACCTATAATCTTTGTATCATACACTaatgatatttaataataatgctttctcttgttttttcagCACAAACCTAATTTGGTATAGCAGATCAAAGCCAGATGGATGGGTAAAAAAGATCATATCTTCTAGGCACCATCTGGAACAAAAGTCAGCAACAAGTATAATCTAATAAAGTCTTCATATTCACCTGTTTGCAACTAACATCTTAAAACGTACATTAACCTGTCTCAAATTTAAGGAAAACAGGCTAGATATTGGCTTGCTGTGCTCTTTAAACTGGtggaaaagttaaagaaaaagtttttcatttttaaaagaaattgtaagttgtttttctgaaattttttttcaatgtaactACATTCTATTTAAACTTGACATTAGATAAGAAAGAATACTGCTGCATACATTCTCAAGAATCATTCTTTAATCATGTGTATCTATAAACTACCACTTCGTATTACTGCAAATTGTTAAAGTTTATTTCAGTATAAAAGGCCTAGAGACATGATTAGGTTTGTAACCCTGCTTTGTTAAGTAGCATTGCTAAAATCTTAAACAACTTGCTTGTaactttatattaataaataagtcTCCCCAGTATTCAAGGAAGtatataaaatttcagaataagaAGAAAACGAAGGtgactttgtctttttcttcGACAAATCATTGTAATTTTGATCACTTATCTTGAAAACCTCATGCAAAAGCCACAAAGGAAACACCTTTTCTCTAATAGTGGTCCCCACAGAATGGGGATAGGATGAGAGGGGGCAAGAAGGGATCGGGAGCCcagtgagaaaacaaaatgaggaaaacgaattttaaaaaacaacgtgtttaaaactaaaaaggaggggtggctgggtagctcagtcagttaagggcccaactcttggtttcagctcaggtcatgatctcagggtcatgagatagagccctcctcgggctccaggctcagcgcattgtccgcttgagattctctctcactctccctctgcccctctctcccaccaccatgctctctcactctctcaaaataaataaataaaatcttaaaaaaaaaaactaaactaaaaatgaAGCCCACTTAATAACAGAAGGGCCTGAACACGAGTCATAGACATATATAGACTTAAATTTTTACCTTTACCCTGATCTGTGACAAAAAAAATGATGGAGAGTCAGGCCATAATTTCTAGTAGTTATACTTTGAGCAGTTAGAAACTAAATATACTACACTGTAGTTTCATGGTGACTAACATTAATTAAGACCTAAATATACCTGTTAATTTGAAATTGGTAACACAATGGACTAGCCTCTGGATGTCTTCCGCATCTGCAGTTGGCATTCAGGGAAATTTGGGGAATATTTACATAACAAATGATTGTCTATCATGTCAGTGAGAAAAAAGCAGATTGCTTCAATTAATTAACAGAATACACATCTTGGTTTAGGCCAGAAATGATAGATGCTGCAAGAAACAAGGCTCGGGTGAAAGCTTGTTACATAATGATTGGACTCACCATTATCGCCTGTTTTGCAGTGATAGCATCTGCCAAAAAGGTGagtatctctttaaaataaagctGGAATGGTGAACTTTAAGAAACATTATGACCTTTGTTCTCAATTTGGGAATTATTGCTGTGTTTTCAGTGTAAGCACAATTTCAACTTAGACACCTTGGGCCACCCATAAATATCTATCCTCCTGGaaacaatttctttcatgaaaattTGAGTCCACAAATGTAAACTACATGGGCAGACAGGAGGAACAAAAGTTTGTTTCCAtttataagatgaaaacaaaaacaggacagtTCATAGCCTGGTTAAAATCTGCACAAGAAGTTTGTTGTGTGAAAGTTACCCAGACTAGATTGTTCCCCAAGTCATGAACTCAATCAGAGCTGTCGTATAGAATCACGAAATCATCAGAAATGGCAAACATTGGAAGCGATCAAGGCCAGCTTGTTTGTCTATATCCTGTATGTGAGCCCTTTCCTTGTCATCTCCAGTACATGGTTTCTAGAGACAAATTAAGAGCTGATTACTCTAATTGTGTTTTTTGCTTCCCCAAATCCTTTCATCTGCTGATCAATTTTTACCATGAAGAGCAGCCCCACAAATATTGGGAGACATCTAACACATCCCCACGAGTCTTCTCTGATCCAGTCTTAATTTCCCTATCCCTTACAACTTCCCTCTATTTTGAGCTCTCCTCTGAACACACTGCAGTTTATGAGTGTCCCTCTTCATTGTGGCATTTGCAACTGAACCTGTCAGAGCACCACTGTAACTTACTTGTTCGTGAACTGCATCCTAGAAGCGCAGCCAGAGTTGGAACTAGTTTTGGCAGCCGCATCACACAGAAGAGTTTGCTTGGGTCCGTACTTCTTCACTCTCTGGGCGTGTGTAGCCAATTACCATTCTCCATCTTGTATTTGAGTATTTGAGCCCACGCATTCACATAGGGACCGAGGCTGTAAGCTTACTGATGTCATGTACGTATCCATTCATTTCTATTAGCGTGGCAGAGAACGTGTGCTTTGAAATGATTCTCATCAAAGgagaaatttcttaaatatttcttaaatattcaaacatagaaataaagaaatttggTCATCTCTTGTTTATAACCTACTGTAGATAAAATGACTGTCCACCAAGGTGATGATTCTCTAGCTCCTAAATGACAGACTAGAGCCTGATATTGTCTGGACCCTCCTTGTTTTATATCTTCTCTTTGTTCATTATGCTCCATCCACactagttctatttttttttttgctttaaaatattttattggaatcCTTTTgataaaaacaagtatttatgtTAAAGAAGTCTAATTGGTCTAAAAATACTTAAGCATCTCAAAATTTCTGGGCAATTTCTTTCCTCCAGTAAGTTGACAGCTGCTCACACAGGGTAATAAAGGAAAGCTAGCTGGAAGCTCCTAGGATATGCCCAACACCAGATAGGAGATATCCTCTGTGTTAACAAAACCCGTAGTAGCCAGGGAGAAAGGACGCAGCTCTTCACTTCTCATCACAGCCTGTAGGTTCAAGTGGTAGGAGCCATTATGTAGGCATCACAGACATCTCTCCACAGCATTTCTCCCAGAGGGCGAATTCCAAACTTCAGCCCTTTAGCTACCTaggcttccttctttcccctggCCTTGCCATAGGTGGCTTATTCTCACTCCAGtcagagaccttccctgaccaccccctCTAAAATGGCCTTGCCCAAGTGCTATTTTATCATCTTCCCAGCTGCTCACGAGTAAGGCATTATACATCAGCAAATCCTCGACTCCACTTTAAAATATACCTACCATTGGACCACTCCTCACCATCTCTCCTGATATCACCCTGGTCTGACATAACCAACATCTGTTGCCTAATGGATTGCAATATCTTCTAGTGGGTCTCACAGTCTCCCTCTTGCTTCTGTccaattcttttgttttaaataatcaaCGCATATACTTTAACTGAGACTGTGATAAACGGAGGTGGAGAAAAGGTTAGCAATTTGAGGTATATTTGGGGAGGTAGAAAGGGTAGAACTTTGAAGTAAATTTGAtgtgggaagaggaaagaaaatggaaaaaagaaaccaaaaagccTGGGTTTTTTACTTCAGTAACTAGGTGGATGGTACCACCATTTGTGGAGATGTGTAAAGCTGGGGAGAGAACTGGTAGGCACGACAGGCAAAATACACTCAGTCCCATACTGTGGATATATTAAGTGTGAGGGGCAGATTAGGCATTCAACagtatctattaattttttttattctgctaaGGACTGTGTACACTCTTCAGTCTAAGGACCTATATTCAGCTTCCCTCACTTCTGAAAAGTCTAAGCTGTCGTAACTTCAAATAGGGccccttcacccattctgtcTATTCTTTCCACCTACTATGCATGTGTGCTGGAACTTCTAATTAGATTCTCCATGTcccttaactttttttctatttttggtatCTATATCTCTGTACTGCACTTAGATCATGCCCTCAGACCTATTTTCTAgctagaggtttttttttttttttaagattttatttatttgagagacagagagcacaagaagggtgaggggcagagggagaagccgactccccagaGTGGGGAAAtgcatgtggggctcaatcctgcgactccaggatcatgacctgggcggaaggtggacacttaactgactgagccacccaggcatccctctagcTAGAGTTTTTACATCCCATTTATGATGCTGATCATCTTATCTTTTCAGAGGTGattcctgcccccccaccccagataaATGCCTAGTTTCCTTGCCAGTTCCTTGGGCTGGTAAGAGGAATTCTAGTCATTTCAGTGGAGTACCTGATACTTCCAACCCCAGATCCAAACTCTGGACTCACCTTTTGGGGGTAGAGATTAAACTCCCAGCTCACAGCTGTTAAAACCAATATTTTCCCCTAATGCCCCCTGCCTGAAACCATTCCTTCCCATTCTGGCCTCAGTTCTTCTTATTACCCACCAATTCTTGccttttgagttctttccatttCAGATACCTGAGGATTCCCCTTTCTTGATTTTGAACAtaaccatttgaaaatatttttatttttttaatccaaaaaataTGTCTTTGTGAGCCAAGAGAGCCAGGGCAGATTTCTGATGTCAGTTGTCCTATTGACTAGAAGTCTCACaacttacataattttttttctataccaAAGGATCATTTTTCTTGGATACTATTTGTGACAGATGTTTTAAGttacttttctccttttcacaGAGTATCTCCTGTGTATGTCTATCTGAAACACAAATCCTTTCCAGAGAGTCACAacactttgctttgttttttgttttttatttttttatttttaaggctgcAGAACGACATGAATCCTTAACGAGTTGGAACCTGGCAAAGAAAGCTAAGTGGCGTGAAGAAGCTGCATTGGCTGCACAGGCTAAGGCCAAATGAAATTCTAAGTGACACAGTGTTAATCAGAggatcattattattatcaaaaacaataaaagatagGTAAAGtagaatatttaacaaaataattgcCATGGTTTTATTTGGTAAAGAGAAGcagagtctttttatttttactttttagtaaaATCTTACTGAAGTGGAACTGTATTCAGAAAAGTGCACGGAAGTGTATATAGCTTGATACATATTTACATAGTGAACACACCTGCATAACCACCTCCCAGGTCAAGATGCGGAACACCAGTAACATCTCAGAAATCTTTCTGCCTTCTGTCATTCATTACCCTCCAAGGTAATCATTGCTGTGTTTTGTCACCATAggttagttttgcttgttttttaactttatgtaAATAGAATTACACAATATGCACTTGTGAGGATGGATTCTTATACTCAAAATTATGTTGTGAGATCCATCCACAAATTTTGTGTAGCatgagtttgttcatttttattttgttatagtattccattgtatgaatatgagTCAGTTTATCTGGGTATTTGTTCCAGTTTTTGGCCAAGacagataattataaaatgagCACTCTGTGTATGTCATTCACTAAGCATTCTTTAAAATCTAAACTAATTTTCAACCAAAGTACCACTATATTTGGGTAGGACTCTTACATTGATTGAGAGGAATGTAAAACTATCAACTTCAGATTTTGTtaagttaaatatatttgttaagctTCCTAGGGTAACAGGAAAATATGAACTCTCAAACaagtagagatttaaaaaaaaaaatagatgactgACTTTAGTCAAAAGGCAaaaaagggggaagggaaagaaaaagagaatagaaaaaagagaaacaggacaAAATAACATGGTCAAAATGAATCCAGATATACGGGTAGTCAAAATAAAGGGCActacaaaacaacagaatactgtATAGACTGTTAGGAGAGCTAAgatttatagaataaaaaatgggaattttgtcaatggagaaatgaaaccaaatgGACACCTAGCTTCAATACATTAACTTTGCTAAAGCTAGTTGATTCATCAATGGAGAATTAAACCAGACTATCAGTCGGGTATTTTATCTCTTAAGGCAGAATTGTCTTATGGCCAATTAGTTAGGCTTTAAAAAGATTTGAAGGGAAAATGCTTATGGCAAAgatgtttacagaaaaattacctATAACAGAGATCGGGAGCAGGACTTCTGTTGTTAGTCCTCTTTTGTTTGAGTCACATCATTTTATTAACCAATCTGTTCCCTGTCACCTATTTTAACAGTAAATCCCTAGACCAAAGGTTTTGTGCTCTTTCATTCTATAAACTGACTGCTTTTTTGGATGATGGCCATTCTCTAGTGCACTGTACAGAAGATTTCACCATGAAAAGTTGTGATTGAACCTTCAATCTTATCACACTTTCATCTTGGCATTATAGGGCTGCTATGTCTTCAGCTCTCAGCAGCAAAATCCATTGTTCCCACCGTaacaactaaaaaagaaaacattttaccaaaaactaatgatgtaatatatggtgattaacataacaataaaaaaatttaaaaaaaaaaaagaaaaaagaaaacattttcagttaGGTTTCAACTggttgtgttttatttaaattcagtcatcacataagctgaaaataaaatttgtaataactattattctgttttttaacgcataaatatacaaattctcacttgaatttgaaaaatgttatacTAATTCTAAATTTGTATGCACAAAGTAACGTAGcatctaaatacataaaaaacagtCAGAACTACAAGGAAAAAATGGACAAGCCCACCATTATTTTGGGAAATTAACACATCTCTCTTAGAAACTGACAAATTCCACTGActagtaaatatataaaagatgtgAATCAATtaataatacacattcttttttagcATGCATGGAACTTTCACTAAAACAGCACATACTAAACCATAAAGCACATTTCATCAACTTTTGAACTTCGTGCAGTCATATCACAACTTAGACATTAATAGGATGAtgtttttattcacttatttattgtcATAAGGTTTTTAAAGTGTGATTTTCCAAATGACTCATAGGTCAAAGAGTAAAtcataatagaaatttaaaaatgcttagaaCTGAATATTAAGAAAAAGCTATATATCAAAACTTGTGGAATGTACCTGAAGTGGTAATTCAAAGTAAATTGTTAGCCTCAATATGcttttcttagaaaagaaagGTTTATAACAAATGTATTAAACATCCCtagaaattcaaaaaagaaatatagaacaaATCCAAAGGGAATAAAGGATTGGAAATTACAAAATTAAGAGCAGGAACTAACgaagtaaataaaaacatagaataTAGAGGGTTGATATAACTGAATTTGGCAGAGTCTTCaagttaaagataaaaagtataaaaagcagTTTAGAAATGATAAAAGGGATGAAAGCCAAGGTacaacagagattttaaaaagaacattatgAATTGGTATGCCATCTTCTGCTCTGGCCAAAATGGAGTAATAGGGATAAGATATACTCTCTTGCCTGAAACAACTAAAAATTGGGACAAAAACATGAAACAACAATTTCCAGACATTGGGCATCTAGCAATGAAGGGCACTGATGtgtgaaatagagaaaataagttAGTTGGGCCTGGTAATTGCTCCACTTTACTGCCTAAAGAGTTTCAAGACTACATGGCATAGACGGGAAACCTGGGTAGAAACTAGAAGTCTCTCAGAGTTGAGGAAAAGAGTCAGGAGGCCAGGGAAGATAAGACAATTAGATTTCACAGGATAGGGAACCAAAGTGAGAGAGCTGAACAGAGAGCTCTAGAGATCTGCAGCTGAGTGTTGATGACCACAAGTGACCACTACACATGGTCATGTAAAGAACCACGTGAAAGAACAAGGTGAAACAATTTTTGGAGCTCACACATGGCCAAGAATAGTTTGAGTTCCACCAGCCAAATTAGAAACTCTCATGTTTGACAGAGAAGCAGAGTACTTAGAATGGTATTACCTCAGTAGTAAAATAAAGGCTGTTCTGTGCCTGCCTTACaaagtttaaaagcaaaaaaaaaaaaaaagtttaaaagcaagaCTGTAAAGTATCAAATTGTCTTCAAGTAACTTCATTGTGTCCCATAACAAAGCTTAAGAATAGATGTAGGAAACCCAATATCTAATAGCCAACAAAGTCACATTCACAATGCCTGgtatccaataaaaaattaccagacaTGAAAAGAATAtagcaaaatggaaaatacaaaccataatgaagaaaaagaataaaaagaaacagaccagATGATAGAATCAGCAGATAAGGACAACATAACAGCTATAATCATACTTGCTGTGTTCAATAGAGTACAGAAAAGCTTGAGTATAAGAAACATGGGAGATATGAAACAGACCCAAGGAGAACTGCTAAAGATGAAATATACAAAGTCTGACATGAAAAATACACTAATAGAATTAAGAATAAATTAGACACAACAGAAGACAAAAGTAGTGAGTTTAAAGAcctaattaccccatcccccagccagctcccctccagcaaccctcagtttgtttcttatagttaagagtctcttatggtttgcctccctctctgtttttatttttccttcctttcctctatgctcatgttttgtttcttaaattccataaatgagtgaaataatatggtatttgtctttctctgactgatttattttgcttagcataatactctctagttctatccacattcttgcaaatggcaagatttcatactttttaatggctgagtaatattccatttgtctttattctttcatctctcgatggacatctgggctcttttcatactttggctattgtggacattgctgctataaacattggggtgcatgtgcccctttgaatcactatttttgtatcctttggataaatacccagtagtgcaattgctgggtgatagggtagttctatttttaactttttgaggaaactccatactgttttccagaatggctgtaccactttgcatttccaccaacagtgtgaaAGGGTTCCTCTTTTCCCATATCCTCaccaaaatctgttgtttcctgagttgttaattttagccactcagaagggcacctgatgtgatgagcactgggtgttgttacatgcaactgatgaatcactaaattctacccctgaaacaatacactatgttaactaaattgaatttaaattaaaaaaaaaaagataaagcaatgaAAACTACCCAAAcgcataaagaaaaagaaatgaaaaaagcatCAGTAAGCTGTATGACTATTTTGAGAAGCCTAGTATAAGTGAAATTGGAATTGAAAAACTATTTGAAGATGTAATGGTTGAAATGTTTCCAAaattgatgaaaactataaacttaTAGACCCAAGAAGCTCAGCTACCTGCAAGAACAAGAAACATGAGAAAAGGCAAACCAGGACACATCATAACCAAATTGCTTAAAATcagtgatgaagaaaaaaatttaaaagcagccaaagaaaaagttaacattacttacaaaggaaaaaagataagaatGATAGAAAAATTGTTGTCAGAGAAAGGCAGGTCAGAAGACAGTGGAGCAAcatcttaaaagaacaaaatacatctagaattctatacccaatggaattgcctgggtgacttagttggttacacatatctgactcttgatttcagctcaggtcatgggctgtggaacctgcttaagattttctctcttccggggtgcctgggtggctcagtcggttaaacgtctgccttcagctcaggtcatgatcccagggtcctggaatcgaggcccacatcaggctccctgttcagtggagagcctgtttctcgctctgcctacttgtgctctctctctgtcaaataaataaataaataaaatcttaaaaaaaaaaaaaagattttctctctccctctccctctgcatcccccctccctctcttaaaaaaaaaaaatccttcaaaaatgaagg
Above is a window of Zalophus californianus isolate mZalCal1 chromosome 7, mZalCal1.pri.v2, whole genome shotgun sequence DNA encoding:
- the FAM162B gene encoding protein FAM162B isoform X2 — encoded protein: MFAAVGGFGGLRRIRLGRILRWAPGAHGEAALRPIAPLSPRGLSRYCSGRAASGSEHQGPGKVHRVPAEYKPSQFDKKILLWTGRFKAMEDIPPRIPPEMIDAARNKARVKACYIMIGLTIIACFAVIASAKKAAERHESLTSWNLAKKAKWREEAALAAQAKAK
- the FAM162B gene encoding protein FAM162B isoform X1 produces the protein MFAAVGGFGGLRRIRLGRILRWAPGAHGEAALRPIAPLSPRGLSRYCSGRAASGSEHQGPAGKVHRVPAEYKPSQFDKKILLWTGRFKAMEDIPPRIPPEMIDAARNKARVKACYIMIGLTIIACFAVIASAKKAAERHESLTSWNLAKKAKWREEAALAAQAKAK